A window of Pieris rapae chromosome 22, ilPieRapa1.1, whole genome shotgun sequence genomic DNA:
TTGTCCATTTAGATTTCTGAAGTTGCGCCGTTGTATTAACACTCTTTGTCTGGTAAAGATTTGCTTGACGAAATGGCCTGTGGGGCTTCAATCGCTTGAACATCGGGTTTATGACTGGAAGGCAGCTTCGAATGCGCGTCGGCGGAAACATTTCGCACTCGGCCACCttcagtaaatttttttttttattaatataatttaaaatagttttgcgTAAGTATTAACGACCGATTCCATCACGACCAAATACCAATCGTTAATAGTTTGAAgtcgaattaaaataataaaatacataaaaagtgACATTGACAACAAATCGATTTAAGCAATcgatattataaacttaagatgattttaaaatgttatttttatgacattCTACTAATGAATGTAAAAAGCTAATTCCAGTCTATAAGGCATTAGGAATAATATgaacatttatatttgtatattattttgtaataataaatagagaGAGAAAAGTCATATTACTTTTTCATCTCTACTtgatttatgataatattatagttcATGCTATGAAGCACAAAGTAAAGGATTAGcgaagttaatttaaatttttcaagaaCATCActcgattttattatttaattaactatttaaaccTCATTaccgattttttattttcgacTAGTACTCGAGAGTAGTACGACTGTGATGTCAATCAAGTGACAAGTCTGAAGTCACATTGACGTTTTGGTTTCGAATGTTGTGTTTatcaaaatctaaaaatacattCCTGATTCCAGAAGTTAGTTTATtgcttacattttatttatttaataatcaaaacttaaaatttcagCTGGTTAAGTGTCTTTCTTATAAATCAATCACTTATGTCTTTAGGCAATAATGGATACTACGAAAGTACAAAAATGCCAGGAACTGTTAGCAGAATTCACCAGAAATTGCTCAGTACGACTGGTTCGCGATGATTTATATGCTTTAAGGGacttattgttaaaaaacttGCAGAATCTGAAATGTGACATTTGTTATAAGGTTTACTTTAgtgaaaaaaagttaaaaaagcataaagaaaaaaaacatttgcttGTTCATGATGAGACAGCTCTGAAGCGAGTCTCATTTTCAGACAAAGTTATAGTTCatgaaattaatgaatatcACCGGTGTAGAAAGTGTTCCAAGATATTTGAACTATATTCAACTTTAAAAGTTCATATGAGGCGTGAACACAAAAAGCGTAAGTGCtacatttgttattattgtgcTAAGAAATTTGTTGATCGCATGTTctttaaagtacatattaaacTACACTGTGATGTTTGTGGTTGTTTTGTGccaaataaacacaaattgaTGGAACAtaaacacaatgtttgtaaaatgGTTAAagaatacaaatgtaaaagATGTGaggatatatattattcatttctGGCTCTCCAAGATCATATGTCCAGTCATGGCACTGCATTTGTTTGTgatatttgtaaagaaaaatttgaaagtaaatgCGGACTTGCATaccatataaaattctttcattcaaaatatttgatggacttatatacatttaatttgggGAAATATCAATGTAACTTTTGCCATGAGACTGCAGTTGAACGagatataatagaaaaacatgttttacaTCTtacagaattaaataaatctctaTCCCAGAAAAAGTTCATCTGCAATCACTGCCTAGCCATATTTTTATCAGAAactgaattattaaaacataaattgacTCATTACTGTGATTCACCTGAAGAAGAGCCCAATTGTGAATCAAGCatcaaatttaagtttaaagtagGTGACCCGTTGCCAGAACACTTTAAGcctataatagttttaaatagaatCCAAATTCCTGAAAAAAAGGCAGATGAACCACTGGATTATATAGAAATACCAAATGGCTTGGATGTGGATCTTAAAAAGGCTGTTATTGATCCAAAATCcaagaaaacacttttatcaaaatatcaatGCACAGTAAGTAATAGATttcataatttgaaaatagaattttgCTTATCATCTGGTTTTACTATTGTTTGTCCCTTATggcttatattatgtatttcaaatagccttaaattttgtttgttttttattttaatataagtaagtaattGAAATTcggcatttaatatttaaaacttttttagtttcattctcattatatttcatttataaacacATTCAATTTAGTTGATGAATAATTTTTCTAGTCCGTGCTTATTTAGTGCAATCGCAATGCTCGAATGTGCTATATTATCAAAAGCCTTTTTGAAGTCAATAAAAGTGACTTAAAAATCTCGATGTTTCTCCTGTTACTTATGGTATGAATATAATCatgttagtattatttgtaatgtatatataatttagcgTTCAACCAactattttgttgtttatataCACTTACTCATACGTTTTTTTCTAGATCTGCACGAGGTACCTCTCAAATAGCTATGGTCTAAAACGCCACATGGCAACAGTACATAAAGACCCAGAAGAGAACTATACAGATGATCTAAAATGTTATAGCTGCGAAGAGGTGTTTGCGTGGCCGTCGCTACTACAGACACACAATTGCATTCGGAAT
This region includes:
- the LOC110997795 gene encoding zinc finger protein 62 homolog isoform X2 — translated: MDTTKVQKCQELLAEFTRNCSVRLVRDDLYALRDLLLKNLQNLKCDICYKVYFSEKKLKKHKEKKHLLVHDETALKRVSFSDKVIVHEINEYHRCRKCSKIFELYSTLKVHMRREHKKQLNKSLSQKKFICNHCLAIFLSETELLKHKLTHYCDSPEEEPNCESSIKFKFKVGDPLPEHFKPIIVLNRIQIPEKKADEPLDYIEIPNGLDVDLKKAVIDPKSKKTLLSKYQCTICTRYLSNSYGLKRHMATVHKDPEENYTDDLKCYSCEEVFAWPSLLQTHNCIRNNIPDPPFGDARPEIELEESDDYYEIPPPIVELTVYDECVILPMKMSHGSSYKIVTKEVPIEF
- the LOC110997795 gene encoding zinc finger protein 62 homolog isoform X1, which gives rise to MDTTKVQKCQELLAEFTRNCSVRLVRDDLYALRDLLLKNLQNLKCDICYKVYFSEKKLKKHKEKKHLLVHDETALKRVSFSDKVIVHEINEYHRCRKCSKIFELYSTLKVHMRREHKKRKCYICYYCAKKFVDRMFFKVHIKLHCDVCGCFVPNKHKLMEHKHNVCKMVKEYKCKRCEDIYYSFLALQDHMSSHGTAFVCDICKEKFESKCGLAYHIKFFHSKYLMDLYTFNLGKYQCNFCHETAVERDIIEKHVLHLTELNKSLSQKKFICNHCLAIFLSETELLKHKLTHYCDSPEEEPNCESSIKFKFKVGDPLPEHFKPIIVLNRIQIPEKKADEPLDYIEIPNGLDVDLKKAVIDPKSKKTLLSKYQCTICTRYLSNSYGLKRHMATVHKDPEENYTDDLKCYSCEEVFAWPSLLQTHNCIRNNIPDPPFGDARPEIELEESDDYYEIPPPIVELTVYDECVILPMKMSHGSSYKIVTKEVPIEF